In the genome of Primulina tabacum isolate GXHZ01 chromosome 13, ASM2559414v2, whole genome shotgun sequence, the window AGACAAGATCATTCTGAATAAGCTCCATTTGGCCAAGAATCCTCGGTTCTGAATTTCTCAAAATTTGTTTGGCCATCAGTGACACTGTATTTTGTCTCCTTAATCAGTAACTCGTGAGTCTTCCCCAAATGTTCAATATCTGTTAATTTTCCTTCAATGGAGAGAACAGAGTATGATTCAGGAGAAGATACTGTTGATCTAGCAAACCTTTCCCGCACCTCCTGAACTCGAGCAGCTAAAGCCTATGGAGCATGGTCTGAATGAATAGACAGTAATCCAATGAGTTTAACGATAAATTGTGTAACTGAAATCACTTggttaactttaaaatatttaaaactgaAAATCACTTGgttaaatgtaaaatatttatatgagaGTATCATTGTGCATTAGCATAtgaacaaataaattattcatcttttggaaattcttgaacaagGGATTCTTTCCTATGATTATAGTTATTAGTGTCACATCTTGTATCTTGATAGTTTATGTGATTCTCGTTGATGATTCAAGTGAAAGAATATCATCATGAAGTTAAGAATGTTCAGTTCATTCTCGTCTCATTTTATGTCATCAAACATGCCCTTGTGGTTAAAAGTAGCTACTTATGGTTTGaacaatgaaataaaaaatattaagattttATTATAAGGTTCaacattttatttcaaaaaaaaaagtttaaattCGGCCGAACGAATGCAAAATTGATAATTCGAAAATTTATTGACCTTAATAAGATAATTTAGGAATAAATATGAGAGATGGCATAATTTAGCAAAACCGAGTCAAATAGTcaaaattttaaggaaaatGTACCATATGATATATTTTGCTTTAACTGTAGAAAAATTCCGATTTGGCTAGAATTAAGATACATAGCAGTACTTGACATTGCATAGGATGGTCCTTTATTAGCCAAGTTACATTTTTTGCCCTTTACACTAAAAATACTAATATATTACACTAGtttctaatttttattattgacattgtaaaaattataaattaatagtGAGAAATAGAAGAATAATATTCCATAAATAAAGAATACATCTTCCAATCCACGAGGAAATACCAAACCATAAAAATCATACACAATAGTTTCTAATGGACTGACATCATTACAATATTTATGGAAAATTTTCCAATGCCAAACTATTTAATCATTATAGAAAGTATTCGAGATGATTGAAACTGTGAATGAAATATAATAAAAGAAGAAACTGCTTGATTTATCTGTTTTTAGCCCATGTTTTTTGAAGAGAGCTCAAGGaggaaaatatcaaataaaatggTGAGTCACATATCATACATCCAAACAAATTTAGGTTGCgagaaaatgaaaactgaagggATGGCTACCTATTTCTTGTCCGCAACCAACCAGCAAAATGCTCCAGAATTACTCTATACAAATACCCTTTTTGTTTCTTCAGTTTGTTAACTCAGTCTACCTGGAAAAAGTAGGAGAACATTCAATCGACAAAAACACGAGGTTGAACAACAACAAACTCTATTACATCACAAATGCGATGCATCTGAAACTTGAACATTCACAAAGCAGTTACATTACACATGCAGTAACGTATCACAATGGCAGGTCTGTAGTCAAGCACGCTTGCATTGCTCCTAACAGTAACAATCCTTATTGCAAAAACAGGTTAACCTGACATTGTTTTACTAGGTACTAGTGTTCTAATAACCAGTATTGATTTGCACAGCTCGATTCACATTTGACCAAACAACCATTTCAAATGCCAGATCTGAGACTCATTTGTCGCCACCAATGATAATGCCACCAGTTTCACACCAGTTAAGCTGTGTGTGACGTAAGGACAGAGTAAAAAGAGAAGGTCAGCAAGGGTTGTACTATTAATGCAATTTGGGGTCAGAAACATCCAGTGAACAAAAACTTTTAATGTATTCATAACTCGCATCCTCTGCaaattcaaatataaatttcaaTTCCGTCATTCCTTCAACATCGATAGGATACCAAGGTACAGTGTCAGCACAGCTGCTGCCAAAACAAGATATCATAATTATAGAGTAATACAATGACAGAAGCACTAATTTTCCTTTCCTCGTCCCCTGCACTAATTCTTTAAATGCAGGAATCACGGATAAATCTGTGTGAGGTCGAAGCCTCCAAACAAAAGAATAGCCCGTATAAGATGTGATATATAACACATTCTCTACCCATTCTGTCAAAAACCATATATATGCGTATGTTCCTGAATGTTAAGCTCTCATATGATTAAACTATAGCCAATTGCTATCAATTGTGTTAAGTTGTCATAGAAACTGCCAAACTACCCAGTTCAACTCAAAATAGTCAACAGACtaacaaaaattatttgaaattatttatattcGAGAATCGACAATGGAGAAGAGCAATCACAACTACGAAAGATCGGTAAGCAAGCAAAACTCACACAAATGATGTAGCAAAAACCATTGATAAAGATAAAGACTACAGAGGGAGTAGAACATGAACAAAACGAATGAAAAAAGTTTGGAATTGACCTTGGATTATAGCAGTGAGAAtatagtattttaaattttaaacaagCACGAAATGATGTGAATTGTATAATTTAAGTCACTGTCTTCATCTAAATACACGATAGAGATTAATTAAGTTTATTACAAATAGGATGTCCAACATCAATGCCAAGCAGTTTAAGGTGAGTAATAGATGCCATTTAGGCAAACGAATCCAGGATAACACGGTACAGGAGAAAATTATTTGATTcaagtaaaaattttcttgtagcTGAAGCTGGACCCTGGAATGAGCCATGAGGAGGCAGGGGGGTTTAGCAAGATGTTGGAAACAAATTAATCACTTTCATTTCGCCGTGTATGTACGTCTGTCAGTCTGTGCACGAATACATTCATCTTCAAACAGTTGATCATCCAGGACAGGAGGATACAAATCAAAATGATGAGAGTCCCACGTACAAGTTATTGTTTTTTGCAATTAAGAATCTTTTACATTGCACAAAAACTTCAAAACTAACCACTATGGCACTATGATAGTGGTACTTGGTTGTTCATCAATATGCATTTCCTAACCGGCACAATTCACAAAATTATTCCACCACCAAACATTTTTAAGCCACAAAAGTGAGAATTGAACATGTTCGACCTGTTTCTTTAACACGAGATATGCCTCGATAtcagaaatgtaaattttggaGTATTACTCGTAACAATAACATCTGCTTTCCTAGCGTTAAACACACCAAGATCGTTTTATTACTTTATTCATTACTCTTGTTGATTGGAAAAATCTTCTAATATATGAATCTTTAACTCTCTCACACCCAATGTACCCAAAAGCCAAGACTAAGTGGTCAGTCCATGGCAACCAACAGCCCCATCACTGGGCTGATTGGCTGCACCTGATTACCATCTTTATTCCAGATAAGTTGAAGCAACAAAATTAGAAAAAACAAAACTTTCACAAATTTgtcttaaaaaattcaaaagatAATGCACTGcatttatacaataaaacatgataaaaacaGCACATCACCTCAACACAGAAGTGAGGGGAAAAAAAGAACACTTAAATCACAGCAAGGACATACTTCAATCGAGGTCCTCCTCACTAGCCTGCCCtcttcctcctcctcctcctcctcctcctgaGTTAGGATTGGATGCTCCGCTGTTACTATTGTTGGTGTTGGTGTTGGTGTTCCCTCCATCGCTACTACCAGCTCCTCCACCCCCGCTACCGCTTGTTTCTGCTGGTGAACCAAATCCTCTAAGAAGCCATGGGAACGATATCCTAAACCTCCTTTCCACTGTCCTTGGTGTCTGTGGATTAGCGTTATCGTCATCATAAATGCTCTCCAGACTTCCACCACCGGACCCCAAACCTATATTGATACTACTATCACTGTTCCTTCTACCATTATCATTCAACTGCCCTGTTTTCCGGTTCTCGTAATCTTGGTCATCGGTAGGTAACTCATATCGACAAACCGGGCAAGAGTTATGCAGCTCAAGCCAAGGCACTATACAATCCCTGTGGTAGATATGTTTGCAAGGCATTTGTTTAGCCAGCTCATTCAACTCAAAACTATCTTTACAAACAGCACATTGAGATGAATCCGATGCCAACATCTCATCGCTAATTTTAATATCCGGCAATCCCTCCATCGCAGATTTCGAAGCAGGAGGTGTCCCATAACGATTTGGATCATTCTCCGCAAGCTGCTGTATCAATTGCTCCAAACCAGGCCCCATGAAATAATCCCCCAAATTCGTTGGAAGCCTAAAGTCGACCGCTCCACCACCTGTTCCACCTCCTCCAGGCGTTTCAAACACAAGCTGAATATTTGCCCCCCTCGCCTCTAAATTATTGATGTAATTATTCAGAAAAGCATATGGATTAAATTCGTTGGGGGATCGGTCTCCGAAAAGCGCAGACAGATCGTCAAATGCTTCCAATCCGCCGCTGCCGGAGGAAGAGGAGAAGATAAAGGGGAAAGGCGGTAAAATCTCCTCGAAAGAGCGGTTAGGTCCGACGTTATTAGTGTTTGATGGAGGCGCGGTGTCCGATTCCTCCAAAAACCCACCTTGACAGATCGGGCAAACAAGCTCCGCCTCTGGCAACGGTTCAGGCGTGATGCTGACTTGCCGCTCGCATTGGTAGCAGAAATAAAGCTGCGGAGCGGCGGCGGCGATAGTTCCCGGCGAAGACATAATAATCCTGGATTCCGCGAGTATCTAGATGAAGCTATGTCTTCCGATTGTGAGACAGAGAAATGGATTTCTCGGATTGGGAAGAATTTGGGAAGACGAATTCGGGCGGAGGAAAATGGAAGACCAAAGAAAGACGTACAGTGCAGTGGTGGCGgattagaaaatttttatgttctGTTGATCGCCTTCTAGTATATTACGATTGCAACCAAAAACGTATTGTCTTTTTTTAATCTTATGAAGTCGCTACTTTCTGCTAAAATTTAGTCAGATCTCAAATGAGGTAAATTGGTCATCATTATCTtaattgatgaatattttggaaTCAAAGTTTTAGCAATATAATAAATgtgtaatttttattatattgtaGGATAGAActtttttgtttaatttaaaattatagttTATAATAATGATGTAATTCAAATATTCTAAATTTTATATCATTATATTAGTTAAAATATCACGTTTCGACATAACAATTATTACATCATAACATATATTAATTACGATTATCTCTATATTGAATGAATTGACTGTGTTTGACTTAAAAATGAGGACTTGTTTTAAATTAGAGGAAAAAAATTGTAATGATCTTTGATCACGTGTAAAAATTGGtgatttttatattataaaaattcttATACGAGAGTCTCGCGGATCAATTTTGTTAAACAGTCCAATCTTATataatcaacaaaaaaaatttactttttatgtcaaaattattaattttcaatgTAGTTATAGATCAAATCCATCTGTCTCACGGATATAAAACAATAAGAACTATCTCCTTTTTTAGATAATATGTtaatttaaagttttttttaacgAGGATTATTGAAATATGAGAAGGACGTTGATTTATTTCCATGATCTTGAAACCTTCCAAAGGGACGAAATGGTGATCTCAAAACATGAATAAAGAGGATTTTAAAGAAAACATGAATTAAGAagtgaagaaatatttcttctaatGTATCACAATATCTGAAATTATTGTATTTTTCAGttattatatgaaaaaaaaaattaaaattgttaaatcatgTATCATTCAAGATTAGAAATTACTGTATTTTTCAGTTAATTTTAAACGAAATCTACTTACAAACTAAAAACTTATAAAAAGCTGGTATATATAAACATGTGGCTGACTGAAAATAAGATAATACATACCATATCATATAAAAAAGACTAAAAATGTTTATATCAAATAAAGAGTATCAAATTCTTTTTTATTATCATTCGAAATGGATGATGTAGATTTAAGCTAGGGATTTCAGTCAGATCGTTTGAAATTTATCGGCCCAATCACAATCTTAGAATGTGCTCCATTGAACaattatttgatttaaatttgGATTAATTTCAGATTCATTCTTGTGAAACGTATGCAAAATAATATTAACAATTGTGAGTACTTAAGATTCATCAAACATATCATTGTCGGAATCTATTGTCAAATCAATTCCCTTCAGTTTGATGTCTATTCACCCAAAGATTCAAATTGGGACAATTAGAATCATACAGAACAGGATCATACAAACGTACAAAGATGACTTCGTAAAACTTATTATTAACATTTGATAACACGGGAAAGCCTCTCGAAAAAGATGTTGCACATGCTTGTGCTGAACAACAACATCTCCCTCATCCACTCTGGTGCCACTTTTTCAAACGTCCCTAACGACAGCACCCGGTATACGAGTTCTGCTTCTCCGTGCGTGTTAGGTACCCATGTCAAACTGAAAGAATAACCTGCTAGAGAAAATTCTAGTGAGTCGGGTAAGAGAATCAGCTATTTGTAATGTAAATTTGACCTCAATAATCCTAGTATATAGCCCAGCATAATTGAAGATTACCACTTGATTGGTGTAGCGCCTGTATGCATGGTTTACTACTTTGTTTACGAGGGGAGAATTTCATGCCATGTACTGACTCGACAAGGCATTGAAACATGCAGTAAACAGCGTTACTGTCTGTGGCATCACCACCCACCATCAAAATAGCAAGTAAATTTCAAGGTTGCCGGACAATGTCGAGATAAGCGA includes:
- the LOC142522677 gene encoding E3 ubiquitin-protein ligase RING1-like, giving the protein MSSPGTIAAAAPQLYFCYQCERQVSITPEPLPEAELVCPICQGGFLEESDTAPPSNTNNVGPNRSFEEILPPFPFIFSSSSGSGGLEAFDDLSALFGDRSPNEFNPYAFLNNYINNLEARGANIQLVFETPGGGGTGGGAVDFRLPTNLGDYFMGPGLEQLIQQLAENDPNRYGTPPASKSAMEGLPDIKISDEMLASDSSQCAVCKDSFELNELAKQMPCKHIYHRDCIVPWLELHNSCPVCRYELPTDDQDYENRKTGQLNDNGRRNSDSSINIGLGSGGGSLESIYDDDNANPQTPRTVERRFRISFPWLLRGFGSPAETSGSGGGGAGSSDGGNTNTNTNNSNSGASNPNSGGGGGGGGRGQASEEDLD